Proteins encoded within one genomic window of Chlorobaculum sp. MV4-Y:
- the casA gene encoding type I-E CRISPR-associated protein Cse1/CasA, giving the protein MQNRFNLIDEPWIPAVGKGFTSLGDIFSDPDIPALGGNPVQKIALTKLLLAIGQAACTPETTEELEQLDAETFRTACRAYLEKWRESFWLFGEKPFLQMPAVRRLIEERKQTELKAAPAAPAKKKEAAEKLAEENALPRPIGTGFYPDLPAENNTILSQFQMLETTDPAEMALFIVTLMNFAFGGKRIEKNLAPLSHGFTGKSISAKSGPSIGNYAGYLHSFLTGPTLTDTVLLNLLSREQISTNPYWKSGLGSPPWERMPEGEDCPAANHLKNSYMATLLSLSRFVLLDGEGVYYVEGLQYPSHKEGWREPSMTINDQEKQPKVLWVDPDKRPWRELPSMLAFLESGENKGFECQFIKYGLERAKQRHQQIGIWSGGLRVSANSGDQSVKQDNDFVESLFLFNSEAIDKNWYDRFRQEMASLDQLSKRVYAATRSYFAKQNMDGGDLASNASGLFWQLCERRFQELVDACYEPDKLPAILKAIDSLALQSYDAFCPKETARQIDAWAECRPNLSKHFINN; this is encoded by the coding sequence ATGCAAAACCGCTTCAACCTGATCGACGAGCCGTGGATTCCGGCCGTCGGCAAAGGATTCACGAGCCTCGGCGACATTTTCAGCGATCCCGATATTCCCGCGCTCGGCGGCAACCCCGTGCAGAAAATCGCCCTCACCAAGCTCCTGCTCGCCATCGGCCAGGCCGCCTGCACACCGGAAACCACGGAGGAACTCGAACAGCTCGACGCCGAAACCTTCCGCACCGCCTGCCGCGCCTATCTCGAAAAGTGGCGCGAGAGCTTCTGGCTCTTCGGCGAAAAGCCGTTTTTGCAGATGCCTGCCGTCCGGAGGCTGATCGAGGAGCGCAAACAGACCGAGCTGAAAGCCGCACCCGCCGCTCCGGCGAAGAAAAAAGAGGCCGCTGAAAAACTGGCCGAAGAGAACGCCTTGCCCCGCCCAATCGGCACAGGCTTCTACCCCGACCTGCCAGCGGAGAACAACACGATTCTGAGCCAGTTCCAGATGCTCGAAACCACCGATCCCGCCGAAATGGCGCTCTTCATCGTCACGCTGATGAACTTCGCCTTTGGCGGCAAGCGGATCGAAAAGAACCTCGCGCCGCTCAGCCACGGCTTCACGGGTAAATCAATCTCGGCAAAATCGGGGCCAAGTATCGGAAACTACGCCGGATACCTGCACTCGTTCCTCACCGGCCCAACGCTGACGGACACCGTGCTGCTTAACCTGCTGTCGCGGGAGCAGATCAGCACCAACCCGTACTGGAAATCGGGTCTCGGCTCGCCGCCGTGGGAGCGGATGCCGGAGGGGGAAGATTGCCCCGCCGCCAACCATCTGAAGAATTCTTACATGGCGACCCTGCTCTCGCTTTCGCGCTTCGTGCTGCTCGACGGCGAGGGCGTCTATTACGTCGAGGGACTGCAATATCCAAGCCATAAAGAGGGGTGGCGCGAACCGAGCATGACGATCAACGATCAGGAAAAGCAGCCGAAAGTGCTTTGGGTCGATCCCGATAAACGCCCGTGGCGCGAACTGCCGTCGATGCTCGCCTTCCTCGAAAGCGGCGAAAACAAGGGATTCGAGTGCCAGTTCATCAAGTACGGACTCGAACGGGCAAAGCAGCGTCACCAGCAGATCGGCATCTGGTCTGGCGGACTTCGCGTCAGCGCGAACTCAGGCGACCAGTCGGTTAAACAGGACAACGATTTCGTCGAATCCCTCTTCCTGTTCAACTCCGAGGCGATCGATAAAAACTGGTACGACCGGTTCAGGCAGGAGATGGCGTCGCTCGACCAGCTTTCCAAAAGAGTCTATGCGGCGACAAGGAGCTATTTCGCCAAACAGAACATGGACGGCGGCGACCTGGCCTCGAACGCTTCGGGCCTCTTCTGGCAGCTCTGCGAGCGGCGCTTTCAGGAGCTGGTCGATGCCTGCTATGAGCCAGACAAACTTCCCGCCATCCTCAAAGCGATTGACTCGCTCGCCTTGCAGTCGTACGACGCTTTCTGCCCGAAGGAGACGGCGCGGCAGATCGATGCGTGGGCGGAGTGCCGCCCGAACCTTTCGAAGCATTTCATCAACAACTGA
- the casB gene encoding type I-E CRISPR-associated protein Cse2/CasB: MDNEKKTGRPEKFVEFVIGLCQKDKGAAAALRRADNPATEYQSWEYLARFSVDLEKPFERIPYATIAAAIARAKAEHNGSAGIGKAIAFCYEDRSKSDQAKARLRRLLACDSVTEACRILRPLFSLIDSKAPVTLDYAKLLDQLLWFNSNSNRIKTAWATDFYRHAGETANEEVSA; encoded by the coding sequence ATGGACAACGAAAAGAAAACCGGCAGGCCGGAAAAGTTCGTGGAGTTCGTGATCGGGCTGTGCCAGAAGGACAAGGGAGCCGCCGCCGCGCTTCGCCGCGCGGACAATCCGGCGACCGAGTACCAGAGCTGGGAGTACCTCGCACGATTTTCCGTCGATCTCGAAAAACCGTTCGAGCGCATTCCCTACGCCACCATCGCCGCCGCCATCGCGCGGGCCAAAGCGGAGCACAACGGCTCGGCGGGCATCGGCAAGGCTATCGCCTTTTGCTACGAAGATCGGAGCAAGAGCGATCAGGCCAAAGCGCGGCTCCGGCGGCTGCTCGCCTGCGATTCGGTGACGGAGGCTTGCCGGATTCTGCGCCCGCTCTTCAGCCTGATCGACTCGAAAGCGCCGGTAACGCTCGACTACGCAAAGCTGCTCGACCAGCTCCTCTGGTTCAATAGCAACAGCAATCGCATCAAAACAGCCTGGGCGACCGATTTCTACCGCCACGCCGGCGAAACCGCAAACGAGGAGGTGAGCGCATGA
- the cas6e gene encoding type I-E CRISPR-associated protein Cas6/Cse3/CasE, translating into MIATILTLSRKDVNALRITDDYSLHRVVYSLFEDVRSEAEKQSSVPSGFLFADKGGDAKGRRILILSDRPPLQPAHGTLSASWTIPDEFLQHRFYKFEVTLNPTRKEPKSEGRKNSRCIPIKTREEVAAWFGGKSLASWGFSVDPARLDVRMLPVMQFSKQDDRPVTHGAARVSGMLRVENRDLFIDSFNKGIGRGRAFGFGLLQIEPLKDDSNH; encoded by the coding sequence ATGATTGCAACCATTCTCACCCTCAGCCGCAAGGACGTCAATGCCTTGCGCATTACGGACGATTATTCCCTGCACCGCGTCGTCTATAGCCTGTTCGAAGACGTGCGCTCGGAGGCCGAAAAGCAGTCGAGCGTTCCCAGCGGCTTCCTCTTCGCCGACAAGGGGGGCGACGCCAAAGGCAGGCGAATCCTCATTCTGTCGGACAGGCCGCCGCTGCAACCAGCGCACGGAACGCTGTCTGCGTCGTGGACGATTCCCGACGAGTTCCTCCAGCACCGCTTCTACAAGTTCGAGGTCACGCTCAACCCCACGCGCAAGGAACCCAAAAGCGAGGGAAGAAAAAACAGCCGGTGCATCCCCATCAAAACCCGCGAGGAGGTGGCGGCATGGTTCGGCGGCAAGTCGCTCGCGTCGTGGGGATTCAGCGTCGATCCGGCGCGGCTCGACGTGCGAATGCTGCCGGTGATGCAGTTCAGCAAGCAGGACGACCGGCCCGTTACCCACGGAGCGGCCCGCGTGTCGGGAATGCTGCGGGTCGAAAATCGCGACCTCTTTATTGACAGCTTCAACAAAGGCATTGGCCGGGGCCGGGCATTCGGCTTCGGGCTGTTGCAGATCGAACCTCTCAAAGACGATTCAAACCACTAA
- the cas7e gene encoding type I-E CRISPR-associated protein Cas7/Cse4/CasC, whose product MKNNPFKGQRIEFHILQSFPVTCLNRDDVGAPKTAMVGGSTRARVSSQCWKRQVRLEMHELGVKLGVRSKKVSDYVAKACVALGADEEAAKACGEKIAAAFSNDTLFFFSESEANAYAQYAAEKEFDAAKLNDKELAKLSKKTLDPAKDGLDIALFGRMVAQAADLNIEAAASFAHAISTHKVSNEVEFFTALDDLAEEPGSAHMGSLEFNSATYYRYVSLDLGQLWDNLGGAGIADAVEAFTKALFVAVPSARQTTQSGASPWEFAKVFIRKGQRLQVPFETAVRAKDGGFLQPSIEALSDYLTKKEKLAGSLFGKEKEFDFGEDESFSIDTLVGEIRNFIEAKS is encoded by the coding sequence ATGAAAAACAATCCATTCAAGGGCCAGCGCATCGAGTTCCACATCCTCCAGTCCTTTCCGGTCACCTGCCTGAACCGCGACGACGTTGGCGCCCCGAAAACCGCAATGGTCGGCGGCTCGACCCGCGCCCGCGTCAGCTCGCAGTGCTGGAAGCGCCAGGTGCGCCTCGAAATGCACGAACTCGGCGTCAAGCTTGGCGTCAGAAGCAAAAAGGTCTCCGACTACGTAGCCAAAGCCTGCGTCGCACTCGGCGCGGATGAGGAAGCGGCGAAGGCGTGCGGAGAGAAGATTGCCGCCGCGTTCAGCAACGACACGCTCTTCTTTTTCAGCGAATCGGAGGCGAACGCCTACGCGCAGTACGCCGCCGAGAAGGAGTTCGACGCCGCAAAGCTCAACGACAAGGAGCTGGCAAAACTCTCGAAAAAAACCCTCGATCCGGCCAAAGATGGCCTCGACATCGCGCTGTTCGGGCGGATGGTGGCGCAGGCTGCCGATTTGAACATCGAGGCCGCCGCGTCGTTCGCTCATGCCATTTCGACCCACAAGGTGAGCAACGAGGTCGAGTTCTTCACCGCGCTCGACGACCTTGCCGAAGAGCCGGGTTCGGCGCACATGGGCAGCCTTGAATTCAACTCCGCCACCTACTACCGCTACGTCAGCCTCGACCTCGGCCAGCTTTGGGACAACCTCGGCGGCGCGGGCATTGCCGACGCGGTGGAGGCGTTCACCAAAGCGCTCTTCGTGGCCGTGCCGAGCGCCCGGCAGACGACGCAGTCGGGCGCGTCGCCGTGGGAGTTCGCGAAAGTCTTCATCCGCAAGGGCCAGCGCCTTCAGGTTCCGTTCGAGACCGCCGTCAGGGCGAAGGATGGCGGATTTCTCCAGCCGAGCATCGAGGCGCTGTCCGACTATCTCACAAAAAAGGAGAAGCTTGCCGGGTCGCTCTTCGGCAAGGAAAAAGAGTTCGACTTCGGCGAGGACGAGTCGTTCTCCATCGACACGCTGGTCGGCGAAATCCGCAACTTTATCGAAGCGAAATCATGA
- the cas5e gene encoding type I-E CRISPR-associated protein Cas5/CasD — MSNPFILLWLEAPLQSWGADSRFGRRDTLDFPTKSGLLGLLCCALGAGGEQRELLDEMAPLRQTVIAFQRERGERPPLLRDFQMVGSGYDEKDDWEKMLIPRKRDGGIAVGGGTKMTYRYYLQEATFAAAVEVPAARATEFAEALQAPVWDIYFGRKCCAPTDLVFRGCFESEAEAFVKAASIAAEKHLAEAFRVRDYAAGDESAGEVVALNDVPVQFGTRKKYRERRVTIIHESNEE, encoded by the coding sequence ATGAGCAATCCATTCATTCTGTTATGGCTCGAAGCGCCCCTCCAGTCGTGGGGCGCTGACTCGCGCTTCGGGCGGCGCGACACGCTCGACTTCCCCACGAAGTCGGGCTTGCTCGGCCTCTTGTGCTGCGCCCTCGGCGCGGGCGGCGAGCAGCGGGAACTGCTCGACGAAATGGCCCCGCTCCGCCAGACGGTGATCGCGTTCCAGCGCGAACGCGGCGAGCGCCCGCCGCTCTTGCGCGACTTCCAGATGGTCGGCAGCGGGTATGACGAAAAAGACGACTGGGAAAAGATGCTGATTCCAAGAAAACGGGACGGTGGCATCGCAGTGGGCGGCGGCACGAAGATGACCTACCGCTACTATTTGCAGGAGGCGACGTTCGCCGCCGCAGTGGAGGTTCCGGCGGCGCGGGCCACGGAGTTCGCCGAAGCGCTTCAGGCTCCCGTGTGGGACATCTATTTCGGCAGAAAGTGCTGCGCGCCGACCGACCTGGTGTTCCGGGGTTGCTTTGAGTCCGAGGCGGAGGCTTTCGTCAAAGCGGCATCCATCGCCGCTGAAAAGCATCTTGCCGAAGCGTTCCGCGTTCGCGACTACGCGGCGGGTGACGAAAGCGCGGGCGAGGTCGTGGCGCTGAACGACGTGCCGGTGCAGTTCGGCACACGAAAAAAGTACCGTGAACGGCGAGTAACCATTATCCACGAAAGCAATGAAGAGTAA
- the cas1e gene encoding type I-E CRISPR-associated endonuclease Cas1e: MKSNELINEGNPARLLIKVTRDTLPQVKEKYPFLYLEKGRMEIDDSSVKWIDCDCNVVRLPVAMLNCILLGPGTTVTHEAVKVMAAANCGICWVGDDSMMFFASGQTPTSNTRNMHHQMMLAATPAKSLEVARRMFAYRFPDADLEKKTVPQMMGMEGLRVRKFYEEMAVKYKVGWKGRRFEPGKFEMSDTTNKILTAANAALYSIIMSAVHSMGYSPHIGFIHAGSPLPFIYDLADLYKQHVSIELAFSLTAAMAGYYDRYKIATEFRRRVIEIDLLGKIGPDIETILGKKQCSL; encoded by the coding sequence ATGAAGAGTAATGAACTCATCAACGAAGGGAATCCTGCGCGGCTTTTAATAAAAGTGACGCGGGATACCCTTCCGCAGGTCAAGGAAAAGTATCCGTTTCTTTATCTTGAGAAGGGACGGATGGAGATCGACGACAGCAGCGTGAAGTGGATCGACTGCGACTGCAACGTCGTTCGCCTGCCAGTGGCCATGCTGAACTGCATTTTGCTTGGCCCCGGCACGACGGTGACGCACGAGGCGGTCAAGGTGATGGCCGCCGCCAATTGCGGCATCTGCTGGGTGGGCGACGACAGCATGATGTTTTTCGCCAGCGGGCAGACGCCAACCAGCAACACGAGGAACATGCACCATCAGATGATGCTGGCCGCCACTCCGGCAAAATCGCTCGAAGTCGCGCGGCGGATGTTCGCCTACCGCTTTCCCGACGCTGATCTTGAGAAAAAAACGGTGCCGCAGATGATGGGCATGGAGGGGCTGCGGGTGCGGAAGTTTTACGAAGAGATGGCCGTGAAGTACAAGGTGGGCTGGAAGGGGCGGCGGTTCGAGCCGGGAAAATTCGAGATGAGCGACACGACCAACAAGATTCTCACGGCGGCAAACGCGGCCCTGTACAGCATCATTATGTCGGCGGTGCACAGCATGGGCTATTCGCCGCACATCGGGTTCATTCACGCGGGCAGTCCGCTGCCGTTCATTTACGACCTGGCCGATCTGTACAAACAGCACGTCTCCATCGAGCTGGCTTTTTCGCTGACCGCCGCAATGGCCGGGTATTACGACCGGTACAAGATCGCCACGGAGTTCCGGCGGCGGGTGATCGAAATCGACCTGCTCGGCAAAATCGGGCCGGATATTGAAACCATTCTCGGAAAAAAGCAATGCTCGTTGTAA
- the cas2e gene encoding type I-E CRISPR-associated endoribonuclease Cas2e yields MLVVIANDLPPAVRGRMKLWFIEPRANVFVSGVRDSLARKVVDYLHEHCPPKSGLMIFNSSNGCPGYEIFGMGDTRKAITEISGLPLVIEKSAASPPENPNSLTPDVPKPQ; encoded by the coding sequence ATGCTCGTTGTAATCGCCAATGACCTGCCCCCGGCTGTGCGTGGCCGGATGAAGCTCTGGTTCATCGAACCCAGGGCGAACGTTTTTGTGTCGGGCGTGAGGGACAGCCTGGCCAGAAAGGTGGTGGACTATCTGCACGAGCACTGCCCGCCGAAAAGCGGCCTGATGATTTTCAACAGCTCGAACGGGTGCCCCGGCTACGAGATTTTCGGCATGGGCGACACGCGCAAAGCCATAACGGAAATCTCCGGCCTACCGCTCGTGATTGAAAAATCCGCCGCCTCGCCACCAGAAAACCCAAACAGCTTGACGCCAGACGTCCCAAAACCCCAGTAA
- a CDS encoding DUF4438 domain-containing protein produces the protein MLATNENRLVEILLQCQPGQPRTRGSWEVDHLGTPFILPSIGGITLNLQVGDPAFGWEGDHIEPGVSCTADTHKPFEHPNVTVQMLSCVGNTATIVSGEAKGESGVVIGHHGGSEHIIVDFPREVKEKMAYGDTIMVRSKGQGLKLTDFPDVSLFNLDPTLLAKMKINVAEDGVLEVPVTTLVPAYCMGSGIGSAHVAKGDYDIVTSDSDAVREFGIDRIRFGDFVALLDQDNRYGRAYRKGAVTIGVVVHSDCREAGHGPGVTTIMTSATPAIRPVIDPKANIADLLGIGTRL, from the coding sequence ATGCTTGCAACCAACGAAAACCGCCTTGTCGAAATCCTGCTTCAGTGCCAGCCCGGCCAGCCGCGAACCCGCGGCAGCTGGGAGGTCGATCACCTGGGCACGCCCTTCATTCTGCCCTCGATTGGCGGCATCACCCTCAACCTCCAGGTCGGTGATCCGGCCTTCGGCTGGGAGGGCGACCACATCGAACCCGGCGTGAGCTGCACCGCCGACACGCACAAGCCTTTTGAGCACCCGAACGTTACCGTTCAGATGCTGAGCTGCGTGGGCAACACGGCCACCATCGTCTCCGGCGAAGCAAAGGGCGAGAGCGGTGTGGTGATCGGTCATCACGGTGGTTCGGAGCACATCATCGTCGATTTTCCGCGCGAAGTTAAAGAGAAGATGGCCTACGGCGACACCATCATGGTGCGCTCGAAAGGGCAGGGACTCAAGCTGACCGACTTTCCGGATGTTTCTCTCTTCAACCTCGATCCGACGCTGCTGGCGAAAATGAAGATCAATGTTGCCGAGGACGGCGTGCTCGAAGTGCCGGTGACGACGCTGGTTCCGGCTTATTGCATGGGCTCCGGCATCGGCTCGGCGCACGTGGCCAAGGGCGACTACGACATCGTTACCAGCGATTCTGACGCTGTCCGTGAGTTCGGCATCGATCGCATCCGCTTCGGCGACTTCGTGGCGTTGCTCGACCAGGACAACCGCTACGGGCGAGCTTATCGCAAGGGTGCCGTCACCATCGGCGTGGTGGTGCACAGCGACTGCCGCGAAGCGGGCCACGGCCCCGGCGTGACGACCATCATGACCAGCGCCACCCCCGCCATCCGCCCGGTCATCGACCCCAAAGCCAACATCGCCGATCTGCTCGGCATCGGCACGAGATTGTGA
- a CDS encoding M23 family metallopeptidase, with product MSSPQFRHFLLRLRRSALFRSRPLLLASSTALLVTLFFSVSLIILATPRQASPEHRSASSVQTFFKSIGLTGDDELGMNNESDKVTLDEGENDPASKIEKRTLKKGESVYTILTAAGLTPSEVQQLTAQLKGTPAFKGLKAGKTYEFETGRDGKFVRFSLQSSPYETLHIVRDEQTGRLSAEREAIEYDTRVATLEGTLSSSLASELRSRNRSSLNPKLRKILSAKLNFRKDIQAGATYRILFQEQWSGTDFIGTGDILAVEINSKGRKFNAYQFTNAKGDTAYYDEKGRAIMQGRTMFIQPCRFSRVSSGFGYRTHPVTGRRQYHGGVDLAAPTGTPVKTVADGRIIFCGHKGNAGNMITIAHAGQVHTMYLHLSRYASGSRYGKQVKQGDIIGYVGSTGRSTGPHLDFRIVRNGHLQNPLVALKQTAPRRSLSPAELHSFMARVQTYQQHLSTDRPVMVADAGNSGEPVL from the coding sequence ATGTCCAGTCCACAGTTTCGCCATTTTCTTTTGCGGTTGCGCCGTTCGGCCCTTTTTCGAAGTCGTCCCCTTCTGCTCGCGTCATCAACGGCGCTGCTCGTCACCCTCTTTTTTTCAGTCAGCCTCATCATTTTAGCAACACCCCGGCAGGCATCGCCCGAACACCGGTCAGCTTCATCGGTTCAGACGTTCTTCAAATCCATCGGTCTCACTGGCGACGACGAGCTTGGCATGAATAACGAGTCCGACAAGGTGACGCTCGACGAGGGCGAAAACGATCCCGCCAGCAAGATCGAAAAGAGAACCCTCAAAAAAGGAGAATCCGTCTACACCATTCTCACCGCTGCCGGACTGACCCCTTCCGAAGTGCAGCAACTGACCGCCCAGCTCAAGGGAACCCCGGCGTTCAAGGGGCTGAAGGCCGGAAAAACCTATGAGTTCGAAACCGGCAGAGACGGAAAGTTCGTCCGCTTCTCCTTGCAGTCGAGCCCCTACGAAACGCTGCATATCGTCAGGGATGAACAGACCGGCAGGCTGAGCGCCGAACGGGAAGCCATCGAGTACGACACCCGGGTCGCCACGCTCGAAGGAACCCTCAGCTCTTCTCTCGCCAGCGAGCTGCGCAGCCGGAACCGCTCTTCGCTCAATCCGAAACTCAGAAAAATCCTCTCCGCAAAACTCAATTTCAGAAAAGACATCCAGGCCGGAGCGACCTACCGGATTCTTTTCCAGGAGCAATGGAGCGGCACGGATTTCATTGGCACCGGCGATATTCTCGCCGTCGAGATCAATTCGAAAGGCCGGAAATTCAACGCCTACCAGTTCACCAATGCCAAGGGCGACACGGCGTATTACGATGAAAAAGGGCGCGCCATCATGCAGGGACGAACCATGTTCATCCAGCCCTGCCGCTTCAGCCGTGTTTCGAGCGGATTCGGCTACCGCACCCACCCCGTGACCGGCAGACGCCAGTACCACGGCGGCGTCGATCTGGCCGCGCCGACCGGCACGCCGGTGAAGACCGTGGCCGACGGACGCATCATCTTTTGCGGACACAAGGGCAACGCGGGCAACATGATCACCATCGCCCATGCCGGGCAGGTTCATACGATGTATCTGCACCTGAGCCGTTACGCATCGGGCAGCCGCTACGGTAAACAAGTGAAGCAGGGCGACATCATCGGCTACGTGGGTTCGACCGGCCGCTCGACGGGGCCGCACCTCGATTTCAGGATCGTTAGAAATGGCCATTTGCAGAATCCGCTGGTTGCGCTGAAGCAGACCGCGCCACGCCGCTCGCTTTCGCCAGCGGAACTGCACAGCTTTATGGCCAGGGTGCAAACCTATCAGCAGCATCTCAGCACCGACCGACCCGTCATGGTGGCCGATGCCGGCAATTCCGGCGAGCCGGTACTCTGA